A DNA window from Mesorhizobium sp. C432A contains the following coding sequences:
- a CDS encoding GlsB/YeaQ/YmgE family stress response membrane protein — MDVNGVGWIAAIIIGGLAGWLAEMVMKSNTGVLMNIIMGIVGAVVLNAILRALNIEPFGVGWLAYLITGFIGACLLIFAGRLIRR, encoded by the coding sequence ATGGACGTGAATGGCGTGGGCTGGATTGCGGCCATCATCATCGGCGGTTTGGCCGGGTGGCTGGCCGAGATGGTCATGAAGAGCAATACCGGCGTCTTGATGAACATCATTATGGGCATTGTCGGCGCGGTGGTGCTGAACGCAATTCTCAGGGCGCTCAACATCGAACCCTTCGGTGTCGGCTGGCTCGCCTACCTGATCACCGGCTTCATCGGCGCCTGCCTGCTGATCTTTGCCGGGCGGCTGATACGCCGCTAG
- the lpdA gene encoding dihydrolipoyl dehydrogenase, which translates to MAESYDVIIIGSGPGGYVTAVRSAQLGFKTAIVEREHLGGICLNWGCIPTKALLRSAEIMHYSDHLKDYGLKLEGGKVSADTAAVVDRSRKVSLRLNGGVAFLMKKNKVDVIWGEAKLSKPGEIVVSKTAKKPMEPQPPVPKGVKGEGTYTAKHIILATGARPRALPGIEPDGKLIWTYFEAMVPKEMPKSLLVMGSGAIGIEFASFYRTMGAEVTVVELLPAVMPVEDAEVSKFAQKQFEKQGMKIILEAKVTKVEKGANSITAHVEMKDGKVEKITADRMISAVGVQGNIDNLGLETLGVKTDRGCVVIDGYGKTNVPGIYAIGDVAGPPMLAHKAEHEGVVCIEKIANFPGVHATDKLKIPGCTYCNPQVASVGLTEAKAKAEGKDIRVGRFQFGANGKAIALGEDQGFIKTIFDKKTGQLLGAHMVGAEVTELIQGFVVAMNLETTEEELMHTIFPHPTLSEMMKESVLDAYGRALNA; encoded by the coding sequence GTGGCTGAATCCTACGACGTCATAATCATCGGCTCAGGCCCCGGCGGCTATGTCACGGCGGTGCGCTCCGCCCAGCTCGGCTTCAAGACGGCGATCGTCGAGCGCGAGCATCTCGGCGGCATCTGCCTCAACTGGGGCTGCATCCCGACCAAGGCGCTGCTGCGCTCGGCCGAGATCATGCACTATTCCGATCATCTGAAGGACTACGGCCTGAAGCTCGAAGGCGGCAAGGTCAGCGCCGACACGGCCGCTGTCGTCGACCGCTCGCGCAAAGTGTCGTTGAGGCTCAATGGCGGCGTCGCCTTCCTGATGAAGAAGAACAAGGTCGACGTTATCTGGGGCGAGGCCAAGCTCTCCAAGCCGGGTGAAATCGTCGTCTCCAAGACGGCGAAGAAGCCGATGGAGCCGCAGCCGCCGGTGCCCAAGGGCGTCAAGGGCGAGGGCACCTATACCGCCAAGCACATCATTCTCGCCACCGGCGCCCGGCCGCGCGCGCTGCCCGGCATCGAGCCGGACGGCAAGCTGATCTGGACCTATTTCGAGGCGATGGTGCCGAAGGAGATGCCGAAGTCGCTGCTGGTCATGGGTTCGGGCGCCATCGGCATCGAGTTCGCCTCCTTCTACCGCACCATGGGCGCCGAGGTGACGGTGGTCGAGCTTTTGCCGGCGGTGATGCCGGTCGAGGATGCCGAGGTCTCGAAATTCGCGCAGAAGCAGTTCGAGAAGCAGGGCATGAAAATCATCCTCGAGGCCAAGGTGACCAAGGTCGAGAAGGGTGCCAACTCGATCACCGCCCATGTCGAGATGAAGGACGGCAAGGTCGAGAAGATCACCGCCGACCGCATGATCTCGGCCGTCGGCGTGCAGGGCAACATCGATAATCTCGGCCTCGAGACGCTCGGCGTGAAGACCGATCGCGGCTGCGTCGTCATTGACGGCTATGGCAAGACCAACGTTCCCGGCATCTACGCTATCGGCGATGTCGCCGGACCGCCGATGCTCGCCCACAAGGCCGAGCATGAAGGCGTGGTCTGCATCGAGAAGATCGCCAATTTCCCCGGCGTGCATGCGACAGACAAGCTGAAGATCCCGGGCTGCACCTATTGCAACCCGCAGGTCGCCTCGGTCGGGCTCACCGAAGCCAAGGCCAAGGCCGAAGGCAAGGACATCCGCGTCGGCCGTTTCCAGTTCGGCGCCAACGGCAAGGCGATCGCGCTTGGCGAGGACCAGGGCTTCATCAAGACCATCTTCGACAAGAAGACCGGCCAGCTGCTCGGCGCGCATATGGTTGGCGCCGAGGTGACGGAGCTGATCCAGGGCTTTGTCGTGGCGATGAACCTGGAGACCACCGAGGAAGAACTGATGCACACCATCTTCCCGCATCCGACGCTGTCGGAGATGATGAAGGAAAGCGTCCTTGATGCCTATGGCCGTGCGCTCAACGCGTGA
- a CDS encoding SGNH/GDSL hydrolase family protein translates to MKTILCYGDSLTWGYDAASLGRHALEDRWPSVLKAALGDDDIEVIAEGLNGRTTAFDDHLAGADRNGAKVLPTILTSHAPLDLIIIMLGANDMKPWIHGNPVAAKQGVQRLIDIVRGHDYPFDWAAPQILIVAPPAVSRTDNAEFKEMFAGGDEASKRLAPQYSALADEAGCGFFDAGTVAETTPIDGVHLDAENTRNIGDALAPLVRVMLEL, encoded by the coding sequence ATGAAGACGATCCTCTGCTACGGCGATTCCCTGACCTGGGGCTATGACGCGGCGAGCCTCGGGCGTCATGCGCTGGAAGATCGCTGGCCGAGCGTGCTCAAGGCGGCGTTGGGCGACGATGATATCGAAGTCATTGCCGAAGGTCTGAACGGCCGCACCACGGCTTTCGACGATCACCTGGCTGGTGCCGACCGCAATGGCGCCAAGGTGCTGCCGACGATCCTGACCAGCCATGCGCCGCTCGACCTGATCATCATCATGCTCGGCGCCAACGACATGAAGCCCTGGATCCACGGCAATCCGGTCGCGGCCAAGCAGGGGGTGCAGCGGCTGATCGACATCGTGCGCGGCCACGATTATCCGTTCGACTGGGCCGCGCCGCAAATCCTGATCGTCGCGCCACCAGCGGTCAGCCGCACCGACAATGCCGAATTCAAGGAAATGTTTGCCGGCGGCGACGAGGCCTCGAAGCGGCTGGCGCCGCAATATTCCGCGCTCGCCGACGAGGCCGGCTGCGGCTTTTTCGATGCCGGCACGGTGGCCGAGACCACACCGATCGACGGGGTCCATCTCGATGCCGAAAACACGCGCAATATAGGTGACGCATTGGCGCCATTGGTGCGTGTGATGCTGGAACTCTAG
- a CDS encoding pyruvate dehydrogenase complex dihydrolipoamide acetyltransferase — translation MPINITMPALSPTMEEGNLSKWLVKEGDKVSPGDVIAEIETDKATMEVEAVDEGTVAKLVVPAGTEGVKVNALIAILAGEGEDAGAAAKGGGDAAPAKADAKQDKASISPPVGEMSTKSTEGGAVPPTSQSVAPPSGLPAISPTRGEISQSSGERTFASPLARRIAKDAGVDVSAVSGTGPHGRVVKADVEAAIAGGGAKAAPAAKAAPAGAPAPAAPAAAPKAMSDEQVLKLFAEGSYELVPHDNMRKTIARRLVEAKTTIPHFYLTLDCELDALLALRTQINAAAPMKKTDKGEVPVYKLSVNDMVIKAMAMALMAVPDANASWTESAMVKHKHADVGVAVSIPGGLITPIIRHADEKTLSTISNEMKDLASRARSRKLKPEEYQGGTTAVSNLGMFGIKDFAAVINPPHATILAVGAGEQRPVVKNGEIRIANIMSVTLSTDHRAVDGALGAELLVAFKRMIENPMGMLV, via the coding sequence ATGCCAATCAACATCACCATGCCGGCACTCTCGCCCACGATGGAAGAGGGCAATCTTTCCAAGTGGCTGGTCAAGGAGGGCGACAAGGTTTCGCCGGGCGACGTGATCGCCGAGATCGAGACCGACAAGGCGACGATGGAAGTCGAGGCCGTCGATGAGGGCACGGTCGCCAAGCTGGTCGTTCCGGCCGGCACCGAAGGCGTCAAGGTCAATGCGCTGATCGCCATTCTCGCCGGCGAAGGCGAGGATGCAGGGGCGGCGGCAAAGGGTGGTGGCGATGCCGCGCCCGCGAAAGCCGATGCCAAGCAGGATAAGGCGTCAATCTCCCCACCCGTGGGGGAGATGTCGACGAAGTCGACAGAGGGGGGCGCTGTCCCGCCGACCTCTCAGTCTGTCGCGCCCCCCTCTGGCCTGCCGGCCATCTCCCCCACAAGGGGGGAGATCAGCCAATCGTCAGGCGAGCGCACTTTCGCCTCGCCGCTGGCGCGGCGCATAGCCAAGGACGCCGGCGTCGATGTGTCCGCTGTGAGTGGCACCGGCCCGCATGGCCGTGTCGTCAAGGCCGATGTCGAGGCGGCGATTGCCGGCGGTGGCGCCAAGGCTGCACCGGCCGCGAAAGCCGCACCTGCCGGCGCTCCGGCACCTGCGGCTCCGGCTGCGGCACCCAAGGCGATGTCGGACGAACAGGTGCTGAAGCTGTTTGCCGAAGGGTCCTATGAGCTCGTCCCGCACGACAATATGCGCAAGACCATTGCGCGCCGCCTGGTCGAGGCCAAGACAACCATCCCGCATTTCTACCTGACGCTCGACTGCGAGCTCGATGCGCTGCTGGCGCTGCGCACACAGATCAATGCGGCGGCTCCGATGAAGAAGACCGACAAGGGCGAAGTGCCCGTCTACAAGCTGTCGGTCAACGACATGGTGATCAAGGCGATGGCGATGGCGCTGATGGCGGTGCCGGATGCCAATGCGTCGTGGACCGAAAGCGCCATGGTCAAGCACAAGCACGCCGATGTCGGCGTTGCCGTGTCGATCCCCGGCGGCCTGATCACGCCGATCATCCGCCACGCCGACGAAAAGACACTGTCCACTATCTCCAACGAGATGAAGGATCTGGCGAGCCGTGCCCGCAGCCGCAAGCTGAAGCCTGAGGAATATCAGGGCGGCACGACGGCTGTCTCCAATCTCGGCATGTTCGGCATCAAGGACTTTGCCGCCGTCATCAACCCGCCGCATGCGACGATCCTGGCGGTGGGTGCCGGCGAGCAGCGGCCGGTGGTCAAGAATGGCGAGATCAGAATCGCCAATATCATGTCGGTGACGCTGTCGACCGATCACCGCGCCGTCGACGGTGCGCTCGGCGCCGAACTTCTGGTCGCCTTCAAGCGCATGATCGAAAATCCGATGGGCATGCTGGTCTAG
- a CDS encoding pyruvate dehydrogenase complex E1 component subunit beta yields MPIEILMPALSPTMEEGNLSKWLKNEGDKVVAGDVIAEIETDKATMEVEAVDEGTIGKIVVPAGTEGVKVNAVIAVLLQDGESAGDVEKSGKPASTQDAVSAGGQRTDAAEEGTKAAPQDAGEAPKAVPAAPAAKPAADPDIPAGTEMVSTTVREALRDAMAEEMRRDGDVFVMGEEVAEYQGAYKITQGLLQEFGPRRVVDTPITEHGFAGVGVGAAMAGLKPIVEFMTFNFAMQAIDQIINSAAKTLYMSGGQMGAPIVFRGPNGAAARVGAQHSQCYAAWYSHIPGLKVVMPYTAADAKGLLKAAIRDPNPVIFLENEILYGQSFDVPKLDDFVLPIGKARIHKQGKDVTIVSFGIGMTYAIKAEAELRGMGIDAEIIDLRTIRPLDLDTVIASVKKTNRLIVVEEGFPQNSVGDHIANQVSQRAFDFLDAPVITIAGKDVPMPYAANLEKLALPNVGEVIEAVKAVTYR; encoded by the coding sequence ATGCCGATCGAAATTCTCATGCCCGCTCTCTCGCCGACCATGGAAGAGGGCAATCTTTCCAAATGGTTGAAGAACGAGGGCGACAAGGTCGTCGCCGGCGATGTCATCGCCGAGATCGAAACCGACAAGGCGACGATGGAAGTCGAAGCCGTCGATGAAGGCACGATCGGCAAGATCGTGGTTCCCGCCGGCACCGAAGGCGTCAAGGTCAACGCGGTGATCGCCGTGTTGCTGCAGGACGGTGAAAGTGCAGGCGATGTCGAAAAGAGCGGCAAGCCTGCCTCCACCCAGGATGCCGTTTCCGCTGGCGGTCAGCGGACCGATGCAGCCGAGGAAGGTACAAAAGCGGCTCCCCAGGATGCCGGCGAGGCTCCGAAGGCAGTTCCCGCCGCTCCGGCGGCCAAACCTGCCGCCGATCCGGATATTCCCGCCGGCACCGAGATGGTCTCGACCACGGTGCGCGAAGCGCTCCGAGATGCCATGGCTGAAGAAATGCGCCGCGACGGCGATGTCTTCGTCATGGGCGAGGAGGTCGCGGAATACCAGGGCGCCTACAAGATCACGCAAGGGCTGCTGCAGGAATTCGGGCCGCGCCGCGTCGTCGACACGCCGATCACCGAGCACGGCTTTGCCGGCGTCGGCGTCGGTGCGGCGATGGCCGGCCTGAAGCCGATCGTCGAGTTCATGACCTTCAACTTCGCCATGCAGGCGATCGACCAGATCATCAACTCCGCGGCCAAGACGCTCTATATGTCGGGCGGCCAGATGGGCGCACCGATCGTGTTCCGCGGACCGAACGGTGCGGCCGCCCGCGTCGGCGCCCAGCATTCGCAGTGCTATGCCGCCTGGTACAGCCATATTCCCGGCCTGAAGGTGGTGATGCCGTACACGGCTGCCGACGCCAAGGGCCTGCTCAAGGCGGCGATCCGCGATCCGAACCCGGTCATCTTCCTTGAAAACGAAATCCTCTACGGCCAGTCCTTCGACGTGCCGAAGCTCGATGATTTCGTGCTGCCGATCGGCAAGGCGCGCATTCACAAGCAGGGCAAGGACGTCACCATCGTCTCGTTCGGCATCGGCATGACCTATGCCATCAAGGCGGAAGCCGAACTGCGCGGCATGGGCATCGATGCCGAGATCATCGATCTCCGGACCATCCGCCCGCTCGACCTCGACACCGTCATTGCCTCCGTGAAAAAGACCAACCGCCTGATCGTGGTGGAAGAAGGTTTCCCGCAGAACTCGGTCGGCGACCACATCGCCAACCAGGTTTCGCAGCGCGCCTTCGATTTCCTCGACGCGCCGGTCATCACCATCGCCGGCAAGGACGTGCCGATGCCTTATGCGGCGAACCTCGAAAAGCTGGCTTTGCCCAATGTCGGCGAGGTCATAGAGGCGGTCAAAGCCGTCACGTATCGCTGA
- the pdhA gene encoding pyruvate dehydrogenase (acetyl-transferring) E1 component subunit alpha: MATAAKKAPAKSVKSTSAKSTGLSAPKPADFTKDEELAAYRHMLLIRRFEEKAGQLYGMGFIGGFCHLYIGQEAVVTGMKMSLINGDQMITAYRDHGHMLAMELSPRGVMAELTGRRGGLSRGKGGSMHMFSKEKHFYGGHGIVGAQVSLGTGLAFANRYRDNNNVSLTYFGDGAANQGQVYESFNMASLWKLPVIYIIENNRYAMGTSVSRSSAETNFSHRGASFKIPGIQVDGMDVRAVKSAGDQATEWCRAGNGPIILEMQTYRYRGHSMSDPAKYRSKEEVQKMRSDHDPIEQVKARLTAKKWATEDELKNIDKEVRDIVADAAEFAQHDAEPDPSELWTDIVL, encoded by the coding sequence ATGGCCACCGCCGCCAAAAAAGCGCCTGCCAAATCCGTTAAATCGACGTCCGCCAAATCAACGGGGCTTTCCGCCCCCAAGCCGGCTGACTTCACCAAGGACGAGGAGCTTGCCGCCTACCGGCACATGCTGCTTATCCGCCGCTTCGAGGAAAAGGCCGGCCAGCTCTACGGCATGGGCTTTATCGGCGGCTTCTGCCACCTCTATATCGGCCAGGAAGCGGTCGTCACCGGCATGAAGATGTCGCTGATCAACGGCGACCAGATGATCACCGCCTATCGCGACCATGGCCACATGCTGGCGATGGAACTTTCCCCGCGCGGCGTCATGGCAGAGCTGACCGGACGCCGTGGTGGCCTGTCGAGGGGCAAGGGCGGCTCCATGCACATGTTCTCCAAGGAGAAGCATTTTTACGGCGGCCACGGCATTGTCGGCGCGCAGGTCTCGCTCGGCACCGGTCTCGCCTTCGCCAACCGCTACCGCGACAACAACAATGTGTCGCTGACCTATTTCGGCGATGGCGCTGCCAACCAGGGCCAGGTCTATGAAAGCTTCAACATGGCCTCGCTGTGGAAGCTGCCGGTGATCTACATCATCGAGAACAACCGCTACGCCATGGGCACTTCGGTGTCGCGCTCGTCGGCCGAAACCAATTTTTCGCATCGCGGCGCCTCGTTCAAGATTCCCGGCATTCAGGTCGACGGCATGGATGTGCGTGCGGTCAAATCCGCCGGCGATCAGGCGACCGAATGGTGCCGTGCCGGCAACGGTCCGATCATCCTCGAGATGCAGACCTATCGCTATCGCGGTCACTCGATGTCGGATCCCGCGAAATACCGCTCCAAGGAAGAAGTGCAGAAGATGCGCTCGGATCATGATCCGATCGAGCAGGTCAAGGCGCGGCTGACGGCCAAGAAGTGGGCGACCGAGGACGAACTCAAGAACATCGACAAGGAAGTCCGCGACATCGTCGCCGACGCCGCCGAATTTGCCCAGCACGACGCAGAGCCGGATCCGTCCGAGCTCTGGACCGACATCGTATTGTAA
- a CDS encoding septum formation initiator family protein, giving the protein MWTRQHKQRNTGRLIIPSLCVAFLAYFGFHAYHGEFGINSKYQLEAQTIELQAKYDAIKARRVDLERRVQLMHEGTLEKDMLDEQARRALNLSQPDEITVMLPANSK; this is encoded by the coding sequence ATGTGGACACGCCAGCACAAGCAGAGAAACACCGGCCGGCTGATCATCCCGTCCCTTTGCGTGGCGTTCCTGGCCTATTTCGGCTTCCATGCCTATCATGGCGAGTTCGGCATCAATTCCAAATATCAGCTCGAAGCGCAGACCATCGAATTGCAGGCCAAGTACGATGCCATCAAGGCGCGCCGGGTCGATCTGGAGCGGCGTGTCCAGCTGATGCATGAGGGTACGCTTGAAAAGGATATGCTCGACGAGCAGGCACGCCGGGCGCTCAATCTGTCCCAGCCCGATGAAATCACCGTCATGCTGCCGGCCAATTCGAAATAA
- the eno gene encoding phosphopyruvate hydratase — MTAIIDIVGREILDSRGNPTVEVDVVLEDGSMGRAAVPSGASTGAHEAVELRDGGARYLGKGVLKAVEAVNGELFEAIGGMEAENQIHIDQTMIELDGTPNKSRLGANAILGVSLAVAKAAAEAAGLPLYRYVGGTKAHLLPVPMMNIINGGAHADNPIDFQEFMILPVGAPTLREGVRWGSEIFHTLRKKLKDAGHNTNVGDEGGFAPNLKSAPVALDFIMESIEKAGFKPGEEIALGLDCAATEFFKDGNYVYEGEKRTRDPKAQAKYLAKLAADYPIISIEDGLAEDDWEGWKYLTDLIGNKTQLVGDDLFVTNTARLRDGIRMGVANSILVKVNQIGSLTETLDAVETAHKAGYTAVMSHRSGETEDSTIADLAVATNCGQIKTGSLSRSDRMAKYNQLIRIEEELGKQARYAGKSVVKA; from the coding sequence ATGACCGCCATCATCGACATTGTCGGGCGTGAAATCCTGGACAGCCGTGGAAATCCGACCGTCGAGGTCGACGTCGTTCTCGAAGACGGCTCGATGGGCCGCGCCGCCGTGCCGTCGGGCGCGTCGACCGGCGCGCATGAGGCCGTCGAACTGCGCGACGGTGGCGCCCGCTATCTCGGCAAGGGCGTGCTCAAGGCGGTCGAGGCCGTCAATGGCGAGCTGTTCGAGGCGATCGGCGGCATGGAAGCCGAAAACCAGATCCACATCGACCAGACCATGATCGAGCTCGACGGCACGCCCAACAAGAGCCGGCTCGGAGCCAACGCCATTCTCGGCGTTTCGCTGGCGGTCGCCAAGGCAGCAGCGGAAGCCGCCGGCCTGCCACTCTACCGCTATGTCGGCGGCACCAAGGCGCATTTGCTGCCGGTGCCCATGATGAACATCATCAACGGCGGCGCGCATGCCGACAATCCGATCGATTTCCAGGAATTCATGATCCTGCCGGTCGGCGCGCCGACGCTGCGCGAAGGCGTGCGCTGGGGCTCCGAAATCTTCCACACGCTGCGCAAGAAGCTGAAGGATGCCGGCCACAACACCAATGTCGGCGACGAAGGCGGCTTCGCGCCCAATCTGAAGAGTGCGCCGGTGGCGCTCGATTTCATCATGGAATCGATCGAGAAGGCCGGCTTCAAGCCGGGCGAGGAGATCGCGCTTGGTCTCGACTGTGCGGCGACCGAATTCTTCAAGGACGGCAATTACGTCTATGAGGGCGAGAAGAGGACCCGCGATCCCAAGGCGCAGGCCAAGTACCTGGCCAAGCTTGCCGCCGACTATCCGATCATCTCGATCGAGGACGGCCTGGCCGAGGACGACTGGGAGGGCTGGAAGTACCTGACCGACCTGATCGGCAACAAGACGCAGCTGGTTGGCGACGACCTCTTCGTCACCAACACGGCGCGGCTGCGCGACGGCATCCGCATGGGTGTCGCCAATTCGATCCTGGTCAAGGTCAACCAGATCGGCTCGCTTACCGAAACGCTCGACGCTGTCGAGACCGCGCATAAGGCAGGCTACACCGCAGTCATGTCGCACCGTTCGGGCGAAACCGAGGATTCGACCATCGCCGACCTCGCCGTCGCCACCAATTGCGGGCAGATCAAGACCGGTTCGCTGTCGCGCTCGGATCGCATGGCCAAGTACAACCAGCTGATCCGCATCGAGGAAGAGCTCGGCAAGCAGGCGCGCTACGCTGGCAAGTCGGTGGTCAAAGCCTAA
- a CDS encoding PRC-barrel domain-containing protein, translating into MTTQTGHTEAIAASRVIGTSVYNTEGTSIGSIEDIMLDKTSNGIMFAVIGFGGFLGIGEKYHAIPWASLDYDEDKGGYVVPFSKEQLKAAPAYSINELAGADGEAARDASYDYYKVTPYWH; encoded by the coding sequence ATGACCACCCAGACAGGCCACACCGAAGCCATCGCCGCTTCGCGCGTCATCGGCACGTCGGTCTACAACACCGAAGGCACGAGCATCGGCAGCATCGAGGACATCATGCTCGACAAGACGTCGAACGGCATCATGTTCGCGGTTATCGGGTTCGGTGGATTTCTCGGCATTGGCGAGAAGTATCACGCCATTCCGTGGGCGAGCCTCGACTATGACGAGGACAAGGGCGGCTATGTCGTGCCGTTCTCGAAGGAGCAGCTGAAGGCAGCACCCGCCTATTCGATCAATGAACTGGCCGGCGCCGATGGCGAGGCCGCGCGTGATGCTTCCTATGATTACTACAAGGTCACGCCGTATTGGCATTGA
- a CDS encoding dodecin family protein: MSVARVTEITSSSKKSFQDAIEKGIERASKTLKNVEGAWIQDQKIVVEDGRIAAYRVNMKVTFILAE, translated from the coding sequence ATGTCCGTCGCCCGCGTCACCGAAATCACGTCGTCGTCGAAAAAGAGCTTTCAGGACGCCATCGAGAAGGGGATTGAGCGCGCCTCAAAGACCCTGAAGAACGTGGAAGGCGCCTGGATCCAGGACCAGAAGATCGTCGTCGAGGACGGCAGGATCGCGGCCTATCGCGTCAACATGAAGGTGACGTTCATCCTCGCGGAGTAA
- the kdsA gene encoding 3-deoxy-8-phosphooctulonate synthase, producing MSKPQGPNSMAPNSSVTVGNVVFDNSGPLALIAGPCQFESRQHAFDMAGALKELTGKLGIGLVYKTSYDKANRTSLSATRGAGMDAALPVFDELRKAFSLPILTDVHTEEQCAIVAHHVDVLQIPAFLSRQTDMLVAAAKTGKVINVKKGQFLAPWDMKNVVAKITGSGNPNVLTTERGASFGYNTLVSDMRALPVMAEIGAPVIFDATHSVQQPGGQGGSSGGERRFVETLARAAVAVGVAGVFIETHQDPDNSTSSDGPNMLPLKDMPALLERLMAFDRIAKNAADLNRG from the coding sequence ATGAGCAAGCCGCAAGGGCCTAATTCGATGGCGCCGAATTCGTCGGTAACCGTCGGCAACGTCGTCTTCGACAACAGCGGGCCCTTGGCGTTGATCGCCGGCCCGTGCCAGTTCGAATCGCGCCAGCACGCTTTCGACATGGCCGGCGCGCTGAAGGAACTGACCGGCAAGCTCGGCATCGGCCTCGTCTACAAGACCAGCTACGACAAGGCCAACCGCACCTCGCTGTCGGCAACGCGCGGCGCCGGCATGGACGCGGCGCTTCCGGTGTTCGACGAGTTGCGCAAGGCGTTTTCGCTTCCCATTCTGACCGATGTCCACACCGAGGAGCAGTGCGCGATCGTAGCGCACCATGTCGATGTGCTGCAGATTCCGGCCTTCCTGTCGCGCCAGACCGACATGCTGGTCGCCGCGGCCAAGACCGGCAAGGTGATCAACGTCAAGAAGGGGCAGTTCCTGGCGCCCTGGGACATGAAGAACGTGGTGGCCAAGATCACCGGCTCCGGCAACCCCAATGTGCTGACCACCGAGCGCGGCGCTTCCTTCGGCTACAACACGCTGGTGTCGGACATGCGGGCTTTGCCCGTGATGGCCGAGATCGGCGCGCCGGTGATTTTCGACGCCACCCATTCGGTGCAGCAGCCGGGCGGGCAGGGCGGTTCCTCCGGTGGCGAGCGCCGCTTTGTCGAGACGCTGGCGCGGGCTGCCGTTGCCGTCGGCGTCGCCGGCGTGTTCATAGAGACCCACCAGGATCCCGACAATTCGACCTCCTCCGACGGGCCCAACATGCTGCCGCTGAAGGACATGCCGGCGCTGCTCGAAAGACTGATGGCATTCGACCGCATCGCCAAGAATGCTGCTGACCTGAACCGAGGCTGA
- a CDS encoding VOC family protein — protein MTSTTHPLDHLVLPTASLAVARARLTSLGFIVAPTGIHPFGTENCCVFLADGTYLEPLAVGNEQLAASAIAGGNVFVARDRLYRARLGDEGFSAVVLATDDADADHARFIKAGLSAGDVLSFSRAFTDTAGKSDMASFKLAFAAGAETMDAFLFACERINAPQIDRTALQAHANGVTGIAEIVAVSGVPSEKRHLIETATGSRQRSSTAFDLANARLSVLKPAAFAERFGMSAGAPTDLRFAAIVFSARSVGAVARLLADNAVGHDIAGNEIVVQPASGQGAAFTFRETP, from the coding sequence ATGACCAGCACGACCCATCCGCTTGACCATCTGGTGCTGCCGACGGCGAGCCTCGCCGTGGCGCGGGCGCGGCTGACATCGCTTGGCTTCATCGTCGCGCCAACCGGCATTCATCCCTTCGGCACCGAAAATTGCTGCGTCTTCCTTGCCGACGGCACCTATCTCGAACCGCTGGCGGTTGGGAACGAACAGCTGGCAGCGAGTGCGATCGCCGGCGGCAATGTCTTTGTCGCGCGCGACCGGCTCTATCGCGCCAGGCTGGGCGATGAGGGCTTTTCCGCCGTGGTGCTGGCCACCGACGATGCCGATGCGGACCATGCGCGCTTTATCAAAGCCGGCCTGTCGGCGGGAGACGTACTGAGCTTTTCCCGCGCCTTCACCGACACGGCCGGAAAGAGCGACATGGCCTCGTTCAAACTGGCTTTCGCCGCCGGCGCCGAGACGATGGACGCCTTTCTGTTCGCTTGCGAGCGGATCAACGCCCCTCAAATCGACCGTACGGCGCTGCAGGCTCATGCCAATGGCGTGACCGGCATTGCCGAAATCGTTGCGGTCAGCGGCGTGCCATCCGAAAAGCGCCACCTGATCGAGACAGCGACGGGTTCGAGGCAGAGGAGCAGCACGGCGTTCGACCTGGCGAACGCGCGTTTGAGCGTTCTCAAGCCCGCGGCTTTCGCTGAGCGCTTCGGCATGTCGGCTGGCGCGCCGACGGACCTTCGCTTCGCCGCGATCGTCTTTTCGGCCCGCAGTGTCGGCGCTGTCGCGAGGCTGCTTGCAGACAACGCCGTCGGGCACGATATAGCGGGCAACGAAATCGTCGTGCAGCCGGCATCCGGACAGGGCGCGGCTTTCACCTTCCGGGAGACCCCATGA
- a CDS encoding Dabb family protein yields the protein MIRHIVFFSARRKDDVEAVRTGLLTLGKIPHSSLFEVTLNSKVDPLSDAIDVVVYAEFEDDAALAAYKAHPLYAETTSRVKPLRELRYSADIVATA from the coding sequence GTGATCCGGCATATCGTTTTCTTCAGCGCGCGGCGCAAGGACGATGTCGAGGCCGTGCGCACAGGCTTGCTCACACTGGGCAAGATCCCGCATTCAAGCCTCTTCGAGGTGACGCTCAACAGCAAGGTCGATCCGCTGTCGGATGCGATCGACGTGGTCGTCTATGCCGAGTTCGAGGATGATGCCGCGCTTGCCGCATACAAGGCGCACCCGCTCTATGCCGAGACGACCAGCCGGGTCAAACCCTTGCGCGAATTGCGCTATTCGGCCGATATCGTGGCGACGGCCTGA